Within the uncultured Draconibacterium sp. genome, the region CGGCGTTTCTTTTTCCTTTTTAAAACGATTCACCATCGGCCCGCGATGCGTAAATTTCAGTTCCTCTTCAAACTCCTCACCCTCCTTGGTTTTTATAGTTTCCTTTTTAATCCGTAAATCTCGCCAACCACCATCGAACCAGTATTTTGTAGAATCGTCGTTTAATTTTTCTGCATAAAAATCGAGGTCGTCCACCATAACGTTGGTCATTCCCCAGGCAATGCTGTCGTTGTGCCCACAAATAACAAACGGCTGACCGGGAACCACAAGACCCGTTACACTCATTTTCCCCTCAACAACCTGGTGCATCTGGTACCAGATTCCCGGAGCAAACAGCCCCAAATGCATATCGTTGGCCAAAAGTGGCATTCCGGTTTGGCTTTTTTTACCTGCAACCGCCCAGTTGTTACTTCCGTTGAAAATCTCTGCACCCAGTTTTGTAAGATTTTCGGTAGCGGACAATAAAGTCTCCGATGCTTTAATATCAATATTCCCAAACTCAGGATAAACTGCAGTATTATGATTTTTCAGATCAGGAATCAGCTCTGCAATCTTTTCATCCGAAACCTCGGTGCGCAACTGGTGCAGAAAATACTCAGTGCTCCAGCCACTTGACAAATCCCACGACATATAACCAATCAGATTAATGCAATGCACCGGCTCCCAAGGCTCAGGTTTATATTGCAACACCTTAAACTCGGGCGGCAGCGGGTATTTTCGGATATACTGATTTATGCCGTCGGAATACGCTTCGAGCACAGCAACAATTTCCGGAGATGAAGTTACCAATATCTTTTCCGATTTCTCCTGAATACGCAAAGCCCGCATCATCAGATCGGTTTCAAGTTGGTCCTTACCAAGAATTTCAGATAAGCGCCCTAGTGTAACCCGGCGAAGCAAATCCATTTGCCACAACCTGTCTTGTGCCATTGCAAAACCAACAGCCCGGTATAAATCGGCTTCGTTTTCGGCATAAATATGTGGAATGGCATGCTCATCGCGAAATATGGAAACCGGCTGACCGAGGCCTTCCAGTTTCAGGTCTTCGTTATAATCGGGCACTGCCGAAGTTTTAATATTTTGCAGCACCAGAAAGCCAACAATTACAGCAAGAACAAGGAAGCCAAGCACTCCGAACAAAACACGTTTTAAGGTCTTCATTTTGAAATTGATTTTTAGGAACAAATGGATTACTCTCCGAATTGTATATATTTAATGCTTAAAATTAATTCAAAATCAGACATTATGAAGAAGCTTGTAATTCTTTTTTTCCTTGGAGTTTATGCTTTGGCAGGTTTTGCACAGGAAGCCGATAAAATTGTTGGTGTATGGTGGAATGACGAAAAAACTACCAAGATTGAGGTAGAGAAAAAAGATGGTAAATACATTGGAACTATTGTGTACATGATTCCTGAAAAATATGAAAACGGACAACCTCCGAAAGACGATGAAAATCCGGATCCGGCATTACGCGAGCGCTCGGTGGTGGGCATTCAGATTCTGAATGGTTTTGAATATGACGCCAAAAAAGAAGAATGGAAAAACGGCACTATTTACGACCCGAAATCGGGGAAAACATACGATTGTTATAGTTGGATGGAAAGCGATGACCTACTGAAATTGAAAGGTTTTGTTGCCGGAATACGCATGTTGGGCCGCAGTTCGGAGTGGTATAGAACTACGTTATAGTTCCGAGTTTAGAGTTTAGTGTTCAGAGTATTCGAAAACAACTTTGAACTTTGAACGCTAAACTTTAAACTCTCCTACCCCGAAACCTGCACATCAAAACCGACTTCGCGCACACGTTCGGCAATAACATTCAAATCTTCCAACGAAATTTTTTCAAGTGTATCTATCGGCGTATCGCGGGCAATGGTGTAGATCATTACCTGCAGTGGTTTTATTTTTTTCAGCAAATCAATCCATGCCAAAATCTCTTCTTCAGTAGTATTATCAATGGTTTTACCTTTGTAACTTCCGCGCACAAACATGGTTTGAATAATTACTTTCCCGTCAAATGCGATCAACTGTTCAACTATATTCGAAAGGTTGAAATTTCCTTTTGGGCAGTCGAGCAATTTTACGGTTTCTTCAAATGCTGAGTCCAGTTTCTGAATGTTGTCTTTAATTTTCAGCAAAGCCTCAAAAACCGATTTACGGTGAATCATGGTTGCGTTGGAAAGTACAGCAATACGGGCATCCGGAGTGATTTCATCGCGCAAGGCAATGGTGTCGTCGATAATTCCTGCAAACTCGGGATGCAATGTTGGTTCCCCGTTTCCGGCAAACGTGATCACATCAGGCAGTTCGTTATCTGCCACCATCTCGTGCAGTTTCACTTCCAATCGCATCCGCACATCGGCGCGCGACGGGAACGAAACTTTTTCCTTGTATTCTCCCGGCGTAAAACCACACTCGCAGTAAATACAATCGAACGAACAAACTTTGGCTTCGGTAGGTAGTAAGTTTATACCCAGCGAAACACCCAAACGGCGGCTTTTTACCGGCCCAAATATTATTTTATCAAACAGAAATGTTGCCATGAATAGATCTTTTACAGTTATTGAATTACTGAAAAGGTTTGATTTTTAAAGGAAAGTCAGATTTTGCCTGCAAAAAGAGATCTCTTTTCTGACGAATTACTGGATCTCAAATGTTGTTTCACCAATCTCATTTCCATCGGCAAACAGGTTAATGGTATATGTTCCCGGCATCATTTCGGGCTCGTTGGTATTGTCCCAAAAAATAGCCACCGGTAAATCCTGTCCTTCGTAAACGACCTCGCGCATTGCCGAATATTGAATTTTCAGGTCTTCAAACTGAAAAACATCGTTTTCTGATTTCACTAGTAACAACTGATCGGGGCGCATAATTCGTACATAAATCTGCTTTGGTCCGCGTTTGGTTGTAGTATTTTGCCCCAGCACAAAATAAATACGAACCTTGGCCGTACGTTTGGCAAACTTCGTCTCCTTACTGCGGGTATTCAAAGGCTCGGCCACCAACTGGCGTGTTTCGAGCATTGCAGCACGTTTCAGGTTTTGTTGCAGACGTTCTTTTTCCTGATTTAGCTGTTGATTATGTTGCTCAACCTCTTTGTATTGCTGCTTAACCTCACGGTTTTCGGCCATCAGCTCTTCGTTACGTCGGTTCAGCGAATCAATTTGCACCACAAAATCGCGCATGATGCCGCGCAAAGTTGTTACCTGTTTTTGGTAGTCTGAAATTTTTGAAAAGCTTACTTTTTTTGTTTGTTCCACTTCAAGCAAAAGGTCTTTAACTTTGGCTTGAGCCACAAACAACTGCTCGCTTATCGTATCGTTTTCGGTTTTTAACGAATCGTAACTGGAAGCAATCTCTGTTAATTGAAATTGAATGGAGTCTTTCTCAGCCGTGATTTCGTTCATTATCACTTTATGATCGCGTCGTTGCAAAAAGAACAACACCAATACAACTGCCAATACCACAGTAAGAACAATAACAATTATATTGTTTCTCTTGTCTTTCAAATCTTTCTGCATCGCATCAATCTGGCTACTCATAAACTTTAATTTTTTGTTCTGCCATTATTAAACGAAACAAAAATAATAATCTTTTATCCGGTGACAAATCAGCTTAAATTTTATTCAAACAATTAGCTCAATTATGCGTTTATACTATTTAGAATTATTCTAAATAAATCATGTAGTAATCAAAAATAGCTCTTACAAAAAGAGATAAAAACAGAAAATAATGAATAAAATCATTCTACTCCTTAGCCTGTTGTTTTTTTGTTCCTCGATTAACTCGTTTGCCCAGAACGAACATTACGATGCGGTAATTATCGGACATGTTGTTTCTGAAGGTCAACATATTCCATTCGTAAATATTTATCTTGAAGATACGAACTACGGAACCACTACCGATGTTACCGGCCACTATATGATGGTTAATCTGCCAGTTGGAGAGTTTACCATTGTTGCCAAAATCATCGGTTATAAGGAAAGCAAAAAACAGGTGGTTTTAAAAGCAGGTGAAACGGTTGAGGTTAAATTTGATCTGGAAGAAGACGTAATTCACATGGATGAAGTAGTGATTACCGGTACAAAAACATTTAAACGGCAAACCGAGAGTGCGGTAATTGTTAATGTACTGGATGCCAAAACGATTGAAAAAGTAGCGGCGCAAACCATTTCCGAATCCTTGAGTTTTCAACCCGGATTACGCATGGAAACCGACTGCCAAACCTGTAATTACACGCAGTTACGGATGAACGGTCTGGGTGGCGCTTACAGCCAGATCTTAATTAACGGCCGTTCTGTTTTTAGCCCGTTAACCGGACTATACGGCCTCGAGCAATTACCTACCGAAATGGTTGAACGAATTGAAGTTGTTCGCGGTGGAGCCTCTGCACTTTACGGATCGAGTGCCATTGGCGGAACCGTAAATATCATCACCAAAGTGCCACAGCGAAATTCGTATGAAGTGACTTCCAACAATTCCATTATCGGCAGCGATGCACTCGACTACAATGTGAGTGCTACATTAACCGCTTTATCGCAAAAACGGAACGCCGGAATGTCGATGTATGCTTTTCACCGCCAGCGTGACGCTTTTGATGCTAACGACGATAATTTCTCGGAACTGCCGAAAATAAAGAACAACTCGTTCGGAATTAATTCCTTTTTTCAAATTGACGAGGATCAGAAGATTGAAGTCAATTTTTCGAGTACTTACGAATACCGTTACGGAGGAGAAATGATTGACGGGCCGGCATACCTGGCCAAACAATCAGAAGAACGGACACACAATGTAATTATGGGTGGAATTGATTACACCTACAGTCCAACTATGCGCACCAGTTTTGTTCTTTATTCTGCAGGTCAATACACGCAACGCGATCATTTTACCGGCATTTCTCCCGATGGCGGTCAGGAATTACAAGACTACAACAACGCGCCGCCTTACGGCGATTCAAAAAACTCGACTTACCAGGTTGGAGCGCAATTAAACCACGCCATAAATGACTTTATTGGTGCCGGAACTAACATTTTGACTTTTGGTACCGAGTTTATTTACGACGATGTTTTTGATGAGATTACTGCTTACGATTATTTGATCGATCAACAAACCAAAAACTTTGGTGCTTTTCTTCAAAGCGATTGGTCGATTACACAAAAAACAACTTTACTGGCCGGAGTACGTGCCGACAAACACAATTTTGTCGACAAACTTATTTTGAATCCGCGGGTATCGCTGCTGTTGAAGCCTGATTCGTACACGCAGTTGCGTCTGTCGTGGTCAACCGGATTTCGTGCACCGCAAGCTTTTGATGCCGATATGCACATTGCTTTTGCGGGAGGAGGAATTCAAACCATAGAACTGGCCGACAATCTGGAAGAAGAGCGTTCGCAAAGTTTAAGTGCGTCGTTAAACTGGGATAAACCCAACGAAAAACACATTATAGGTTTTACGCTGGAAGGATTTTACACGCAGCTAAAAGATGCATTTGTTTTGGAAGAAGTGGAAACTGATGATGCCGGAAATTCATTGATGGAAAAACGCAACGGCGGGAAGAGCCAGGTTTACGGAGCTACTTTTGAAGCACGTGCCAATTTTAACCGCACACTACAAATTGAGGGTGGAATTACCGTACAACGCAGTGAATACGATAACGCTATCGAGTGGTCAGAAGAATTGCCGGGAGAGAAAAAGTATTTACGCACCCCTGAAACTTATGGCTATTACACACTTACCTGGACACCAGCGAACCGATTTAGTGCATCGTTGTCAGGGGTGTATACCGGAACAATGTTAGTACCCCATTACGGGTTGGCCGGCGATGCAGGAACGATCAATCAGGACGTTCTTTTTGATTCGCCATCTTTTATGGAAACCAACATAAAAGTAGGCTACACTTTCGAGTTGAAAAGAATCGATTCATCGGTTGAATTATTTGGCGGCGTAAGTAACCTGTTCGATAATTACCAGGATGATTTCGACAAGGAAAAAAACCGCGATAGTGGATATATTTACGGCCCGGCAAAACCACGGTCAGTTTTCTTTGGCATTAAGTTGTTTAACTAAAAGAGATAAAAAAGCTGCCCAACACATTCGTCGGGCAGCCTTAAAGCATGTATTTAAAAGTCTAATACAAACTTCCAATCTTTATCCCAAAATAAATAGTTCTTGGAGATAGCGGTCCATATACATAAGCCGGATCACGATCGATGCCTGTATCAAAATCTTCCTGATAACTGTTAAAGATATTTTTCACTCC harbors:
- a CDS encoding DUF2147 domain-containing protein, which encodes MKKLVILFFLGVYALAGFAQEADKIVGVWWNDEKTTKIEVEKKDGKYIGTIVYMIPEKYENGQPPKDDENPDPALRERSVVGIQILNGFEYDAKKEEWKNGTIYDPKSGKTYDCYSWMESDDLLKLKGFVAGIRMLGRSSEWYRTTL
- a CDS encoding TonB-dependent receptor yields the protein MNKIILLLSLLFFCSSINSFAQNEHYDAVIIGHVVSEGQHIPFVNIYLEDTNYGTTTDVTGHYMMVNLPVGEFTIVAKIIGYKESKKQVVLKAGETVEVKFDLEEDVIHMDEVVITGTKTFKRQTESAVIVNVLDAKTIEKVAAQTISESLSFQPGLRMETDCQTCNYTQLRMNGLGGAYSQILINGRSVFSPLTGLYGLEQLPTEMVERIEVVRGGASALYGSSAIGGTVNIITKVPQRNSYEVTSNNSIIGSDALDYNVSATLTALSQKRNAGMSMYAFHRQRDAFDANDDNFSELPKIKNNSFGINSFFQIDEDQKIEVNFSSTYEYRYGGEMIDGPAYLAKQSEERTHNVIMGGIDYTYSPTMRTSFVLYSAGQYTQRDHFTGISPDGGQELQDYNNAPPYGDSKNSTYQVGAQLNHAINDFIGAGTNILTFGTEFIYDDVFDEITAYDYLIDQQTKNFGAFLQSDWSITQKTTLLAGVRADKHNFVDKLILNPRVSLLLKPDSYTQLRLSWSTGFRAPQAFDADMHIAFAGGGIQTIELADNLEEERSQSLSASLNWDKPNEKHIIGFTLEGFYTQLKDAFVLEEVETDDAGNSLMEKRNGGKSQVYGATFEARANFNRTLQIEGGITVQRSEYDNAIEWSEELPGEKKYLRTPETYGYYTLTWTPANRFSASLSGVYTGTMLVPHYGLAGDAGTINQDVLFDSPSFMETNIKVGYTFELKRIDSSVELFGGVSNLFDNYQDDFDKEKNRDSGYIYGPAKPRSVFFGIKLFN